CTGCCGCGTCAGGGGTAATAGGATCGTCGGTTCCGCCATCAGCGATGGCAACCTCACGGATCGTTGATTTTTAACGTTCGCCAAATCAGACATTTCCAATATTCAGACGGCGTAGAACCCGCTAGCTTTTCTCAATTGATCGACAAGATGCCTTGCCAAGAGGAGTTGCGCAATTTCGACACCGCACGAGATCGGAGCCTTCCATGACTAATCCAGAAGAAAAAACACCCTACCTCAAGATCCACTGGTTCATCCACAAATGGGTCATATGCGGCGGTGCCGACGGATGTGAAATCGTTCGCAATGCCGAGCTGAGTCTGGATCAAGCACCGCCGATGCCCGCATCGCCGAAGACTCCCGCGCAGACGAGCAAGCCGGTTACAAAACCCGATCCGGCGACGAAAATGCTGGACGACGTCGAAGCGATGCTCAACGCCGTCTCCCGATTCCGAACCTGGCTGAATACGCCAGATCCGCCGAAGTCTGTGCCTATCGCACAACCTCCACAGCCGAACCGGGAAGCAATTCCACCGTTCGATATACAAGAGATTCCGCTAACGATGCGTAAATTGAACATGCCTGTTGGTGCGAAGCTGATGGAGCGCTGGTTTGCGGGCGAACTCAACTACTCTCCCGATGATGCCGCAGAAAAGATGGGCGTCGATCAAAACGGCACCCGCTACCCGCCAGGCATGATTAGCAAGACGGACATCTCAATGAAATGGATCCTCGGTTTCGAACGAGCGAAATCTCGGTACGAAACTCTCGTCAAGCAAGCAATATTCAATTCAGCGTCTTTAGCAAGAATCGCCGCAATTTTGAAGCGCTATCCGCGCAGAATACCCATCGATGCAAACGAAATATTTGGGGGAAGAATAGAAGATATCCATCAACATCTGCAATTCCAGATGGTAGGCGTCGAAAGCTCATGGTCGCAAAAACTGAGGCAGGCATACAACCGAGCCGTCGAAGATCGCGGCGTTCCGGACGACCTCACCGCCGCACTCGGTTCGTTTACGATCTATGCTGCAATCGAGCGCGCGTATGTCGATGTCAACTCAGCCGTAGTCGATGAGATCTCAGTGTATGTAAAAGATAATTACACGTTCAATACCGAACCGGACAGAATCTCACAATACCTCGGCCATTGGAGTAGCAAGGGGGTCATCGTGGTACCTGCCACCATGGCCGCGACGACCGTCGCCAATCGAAGCTGGGCCGGGTTTCGGTCAAGCTGGGAAATCCCCGGATCAAAGGAAATGTTTACTATCCCGTGCGCAACGCGGATTTCCGAAACTGGCAAATGAAGCATCGACGCGGTGGAGACTTCATGATCTACTCCGATCGCATCATACTGAGCCTGCTGCTCCATCCGATCAAGGTGTATCTATGATCACGGAAGCCGCGCATCTGACTTGGGTAATCGCACTATTCGCAACCCCGGTCATTATCCTGCTAGTGCCCCCTTATCTGCTCGCGGCCGCACTTTTTGCCTTGTCTGGAACGCGACAAAACCGGCAACGCCGCATCAGACGCGCGGTGAAACATGCGTCGTTCGTGGTCGCAGCA
The sequence above is a segment of the Burkholderia diffusa genome. Coding sequences within it:
- a CDS encoding DUF6402 family protein, with translation MTNPEEKTPYLKIHWFIHKWVICGGADGCEIVRNAELSLDQAPPMPASPKTPAQTSKPVTKPDPATKMLDDVEAMLNAVSRFRTWLNTPDPPKSVPIAQPPQPNREAIPPFDIQEIPLTMRKLNMPVGAKLMERWFAGELNYSPDDAAEKMGVDQNGTRYPPGMISKTDISMKWILGFERAKSRYETLVKQAIFNSASLARIAAILKRYPRRIPIDANEIFGGRIEDIHQHLQFQMVGVESSWSQKLRQAYNRAVEDRGVPDDLTAALGSFTIYAAIERAYVDVNSAVVDEISVYVKDNYTFNTEPDRISQYLGHWSSKGVIVVPATMAATTVANRSWAGFRSSWEIPGSKEMFTIPCATRISETGK
- a CDS encoding DUF6402 family protein, which gives rise to MRNADFRNWQMKHRRGGDFMIYSDRIILSLLLHPIKVYL